Below is a genomic region from Miscanthus floridulus cultivar M001 chromosome 1, ASM1932011v1, whole genome shotgun sequence.
CGCACGCACGGCAGCTCCCTCGCCGGGCTCATCGTACGTGACGTTCCTTTTCCTTTACCCGACTTGAATTCTGCCCCCCTAGCTCTTGTCGCTTCTCGATTATCATCTCTCTGGTTCTGACTGCTTTGTTCGTGGATTCCGTGTCTGGTTTCGTCGATTTCCGCAGGCGCTCGGCTATGACGTGCACCCGGACGAGTACCACAGGTCAGCACGCAACACACCAACCCAATTTTGGTTCCTCATCCAAGCCTGCCGCAAGTTACAGGTGGCCGCAATCGCATTTCGTCCAAAACTGACCGGGTTCCGCTTTCACCTGCAGTTACGTGCACGGCAGGCTACCGTACGACATGATCCCCGGCGACCCGCAGCTGGAGCGGCTGCTGCAGAGCATCCCGCAGCGCAAAGTGGTGAGCTGCGCGATACCCCTCCGTCCCATCCACCAAGAAACAAGGCACTTGGCATACGTACATTACGCGACCGATCGATCAGCTGACCATGTGAGTCATGTATGATGGGCGCACGCAGCTCTTCACCAACTCGGACCGCGCGCACATGAAGCGGGCGCTGGAGCGGCTGGGCGTGGACGAGGCCATCTTCGACGCCGTCGTGTGCTTCGAGACCATGAACCCGCACCTCTTCGGCGAGGCCAGGGAGGAGCGCGGCGACAACCTGGGCGTGGTCCTCAAACCGGCGGTGGACGCCATCGTGGCGGGGCTGCGCGTCGCCGGCTCCAACCCACGCCGGACGGTAATTACCAGCAATCCGCTTGTCACTTATCCGCACTTGCTTTGGATGAAAGCAATTTaagcttattatatatatatccGTCGTATGTACCACTATTTATTATACCAACGAAATCTTTTTGGTGGTTGCTCTGTGTGTCAGCTCTTCCTGGACGACAGCGAGAGGAACATCGCCGCGGGGAAAGCGCTCGGCCTCCGCACCGCCCTGGTACGTAACGTAACCAACCTAGCCATTCTCACAGGCTGTTTGAGTCCTGACCACGTCGGTCCAAATAAACACGTACCTACGATTGTGCTCACTACACTGCCGTGGCAATTGGCAACGAGTAGGTAGGTGCAAGGTGATGCCTCTGTCTCTGATATTATAAGATCATGCATCCAACGCAGACAAACATACCCTATCTTCTCTTATTCTTTTTTCTTCTCTTGAGCGGGCGAAAACGAAAGAAAAGCTCGCTTTCCTCTCCTCATGTCATTTGTCCATGTTGAATTTTATATCGGTAGAATTCTTGAATTTGGACGGTGCCTGTCGATTCAAGGGTCTCTCTTCGCCACAAATCAGGGGAGAGCAAGGAGAAATATCATCTCCGCTGGTTTTGGCGTTTTGGGAACGGGACAAGGAAACAAAAATGAGCGCGATAGTGCGTGGTTGCGCCGTCACGTCAGCACGCACATTGCCTGTCTGCCTTTGGGGCGATCATGCATGTCGATGCATCGACACAGCAGTACTACACAATTAACTCTTGTGTCTAACACAAGTTTCTTCTCTGAACACCAGCATGCTGCACAGTCTTATCC
It encodes:
- the LOC136550316 gene encoding suppressor of disruption of TFIIS-like isoform X2, whose amino-acid sequence is MAANSPFDCVLLDLDDTLYPGNTGIGAALKRNIDEFLQAKLGVSADKAAAMRVELFRTHGSSLAGLIALGYDVHPDEYHSYVHGRLPYDMIPGDPQLERLLQSIPQRKVLFTNSDRAHMKRALERLGVDEAIFDAVVCFETMNPHLFGEAREERGDNLGVVLKPAVDAIVAGLRVAGSNPRRTLFLDDSERNIAAGKALGLRTALVGKRVRSKEADYALENIGALRWAIPEIWGVVAGGESERSDHSIDKMPMRSGVRV
- the LOC136550316 gene encoding uncharacterized protein isoform X1 produces the protein MAANSPFDCVLLDLDDTLYPGNTGIGAALKRNIDEFLQAKLGVSADKAAAMRVELFRTHGSSLAGLIALGYDVHPDEYHRSARNTPTQFWFLIQACRKLQVAAIAFRPKLTGFRFHLQLRARQATVRHDPRRPAAGAAAAEHPAAQSALHQLGPRAHEAGAGAAGRGRGHLRRRRVLRDHEPAPLRRGQGGARRQPGRGPQTGGGRHRGGAARRRLQPTPDALPGRQREEHRRGESARPPHRPGWQEGEEQGSRLRSGEHRRAPVGHPGDLGRRRRRRE